In Carya illinoinensis cultivar Pawnee chromosome 6, C.illinoinensisPawnee_v1, whole genome shotgun sequence, a single genomic region encodes these proteins:
- the LOC122312335 gene encoding tetraketide alpha-pyrone reductase 1, producing the protein MMESKLLAAKTMDGKLESTGKVCVTGASGFLASWLIKRLLLSGYHVIGTVRDPGNEKKSAHLLRLEGARERLRLVKADLMEEGSFDDAIMGCHGVFHIASPVMKSSSDPKAEILEPAIQGTLNVLRSCKKNPSLRRVVLTSSSSTARARDDFDPNIPLDETSWSSVELCERLQIWYALSKTLAERAAWDFCNQNGIDLVTVLPAFVIGPSLPPELCSTASDVVGLLKGETEKFQWHGRMGYVHIDDVALCHILVYQHEAAFGRYLCSSTVVDNNELASLLAARYPSLPIPKRFEQLNRPYYELNTSKLESLGFKFKSIQEMFDDCIASLVEQGYLSV; encoded by the exons atgatggaAAGCAAGCTCTTGGCAGCCAAGACAATGGATGGGAAGCTCGAGTCTACGGGCAAAGTTTGTGTGACAGGGGCTTCTGGCTTTCTGGCTTCTTGGCTAATTAAGCGACTTCTCTTGTCTGGATATCACGTCATTGGAACTGTTAGAGATCCAG GAAATGAGAAGAAATCAGCGCATCTGTTGAGGTTGGAAGGAGCGAGGGAGAGACTCCGGCTGGTGAAGGCTGATCTAATGGAAGAGGGCAGCTTTGACGATGCAATCATGGGATGCCATGGTGTTTTCCACATTGCTTCTCCTGTGATGAAATCTTCATCTGATCCAAAG GCAGAAATCTTGGAACCGGCTATTCAGGGTACACTCAACGTTCTACGTTCATGCAAAAAGAATCCATCTCTAAGGCGTGTAGTTCTCACCTCATCTTCTTCAACCGCGAGGGCAAGAGATGATTTTGACCCCAATATACCTTTGGACGAGACATCTTGGAGCTCTGTCGAACTCTGCGAGAGACTACAG ATATGGTATGCTTTATCAAAAACGCTGGCTGAGAGGGCAGCATGGGATTTCTGCAACCAAAATGGGATCGACCTGGTGACCGTACTGCCCGCATTCGTCATTGGACCTAGTTTGCCACCAGAATTGTGTTCTACTGCATCAGATGTCGTTGGCTTACTTAAAG GGGAAACAGAGAAATTCCAATGGCATGGAAGGATGGGATATGTCCACATAGATGATGTCGCACTTTGCCACATCCTTGTTTACCAACACGAAGCTGCTTTCGGACGATACCTTTGTAGCTCTACTGTTGTAGATAATAATGAGTTAGCATCCCTGTTAGCTGCTCGATATCCTTCCCTGCCTATCCCAAAAAG GTTTGAGCAACTAAACAGACCATATTATGAGTTGAACACATCGAAGTTGGAGAGTTTGGGATTCAAGTTCAAGTCAATACAAGAGATGTTTGATGATTGCATTGCATCCCTGGTGGAGCAAGGTTACCTTTCTGTCTAG